From the Gavia stellata isolate bGavSte3 chromosome 22, bGavSte3.hap2, whole genome shotgun sequence genome, one window contains:
- the LOC104257276 gene encoding myosin heavy chain, skeletal muscle, adult isoform X5 → MSSPDAEMAAFGEAAPYLRKSEKERIEAQNKPFDAKTSVFVVHPKESFVKGTIQSKESGKVTVKSEAGETLTVKEDQIFSMNPPKYDKIEDMAMMTHLHEPAVLYNLKERYAAWMIYTYSGLFCVTVNPYKWLPVYNPEVVLAYRGKKRQEAPPHIFSISDNAYQFMLTDRENQSILITGESGAGKTVNTKRVIQYFATIAASGEKKKEEQSGKMQGTLEDQIISANPLLEAFGNAKTVRNDNSSRFGKFIRIHFGATGKLASADIETYLLEKSRVTFQLKAERSYHIFYQITSNKKPELIDMLLITTNPYDFHYVSQGEVTVPSIDDQEELMATDSAIDILGFTADEKTAIYKLTGAVMHYGNLKFKQKQREEQAEPDGTEVADKAAYLMGLNSAELLKALCYPRVKVGNEYVTKGQTVSQVNNAVGALAKAVYEKMFLWMVVRINQQLDTKQPRQYFIGVLDIAGFEIFDFNSFEQLCINFTNEKLQQFFNHHMFVLEQEEYKKEGIEWEFIDFGMDLAACIELIEKPMGIFSILEEECMFPKATDTSFKNKLYDQHLGKSNNFQKPKPAKGKAEAHFSLVHYAGTVDYNITGWLEKNKDPLNETVIGLYQKSSVKTLALLFASYGGEAGKLCKKGGKKKGSSFQTVSALFRENLNKLMANLRSTHPHFVRCIIPNETKTPGAMEHELVLHQLRCNGVLEGIRICRKGFPSRVLYADFKQRYRVLNASAIPEGQFMDSKKASEKLLGSIDVDHTQYRFGHTKVFFKAGLLGLLEEMRDDKLAEIITRTQARCRGFLMRVEYRRMVERRESIFCIQYNVRAFMNVKHWPWMKLFFKIKPLLKSAESEKEMANMKEEFEKTKEELAKSEAKRKELEEKMVALLQEKNDLQLQVQAEADSLADAEERCDQLIKTKIQLEAKIKEVTERAEDEEEINAELTAKKRKLEDECSELKKDIDDLELTLAKVEKEKHATENKVKNLTEEMAALDETIAKLTKEKKALQEAHQQTLDDLQAEEDKVNTLTKAKTKLEQQVDDLEGSLEQEKKLRMDLERAKRKLEGDLKLAHDSIMDLENDKQQLDEKLKKKDFEISQIQSKIEDEQALGMQFQKKIKELQARIEELEEEIEAERTSRAKAEKHRADLSRELEEISERLEEAGGATAAQIDMNKKREAEFQKMRRDLEEATLQHEATAAALRKKHADSTAELGEQIDNLQRVKQKLEKEKSELKMEIDDLASNMESVSKAKANLEKMCRTLEDQLSEIKTKEEQNQRMINDLNTQRARLQTESGEYSRQVEEKDALISQLSRGKQGFTQQIEELKRHLEEEIKAKNALAHALQSARHDCDLLREQYEEEQEAKGELQRALSKANSEVAQWRTKYETDAIQRTEELEEAKKKLAQRLQDAEEHVEAVNAKCASLEKTKQRLQNEVEDLMIDVERSNAACAALDKKQKNFDKILAEWKQKYEETQAELEASQKESRSLSTELFKMKNAYEESLDHLETLKRENKNLQQEISDLTEQIAEGGKAIHELEKVKKQIEQEKSELQASLEEAEASLEHEEGKILRLQLELNQVKSEIDRKIAEKDEEIDQLKRNHLRIVESMQSTLDAEIRSRNEALRLKKKMEGDLNEMEIQLSHANRVAAEAQKNLRNTQAVLKDTQLHLDDALRTQEDLKEQVAMVERRANLLQAEVEELRAALEQTERSRKVAEQELLDATERVQLLHTQNTSLINTKKKLETDIMQIQGEMEDTIQEARNAEEKAKKAITDAAMMAEELKKEQDTSAHLERMKKNLDQTVKDLQHRLDEAEQLALKGGKKQIQKLEARVRELEGEVDAEQKRSAEAVKGVRKYERRVKELTYQSEEDRKNILRLQDLVDKLQTKVKSYKRQAEEAEELSNVNLSKFRKIQHELEEAEERADIAESQVNKLRVKSREFHGKKIEEEE, encoded by the exons ATGTCCTCTCCGGATGCTGAGATGGCTGCCTTTGGGGAGGCAGCTCCTTATCTCCGAAAATCGGAAAAGGAGAGAATTGAGGCACAGAACAAGCCTTTTGATGCCAAGACTTCAGTCTTCGTGGTGCATCCTAAGGAATCCTTTGTGAAAGGGACAATCCAGAGCAAAGAATCAGGGAAGGTCACTGTCAAGTCTGAAGCAGGAGAA ACCCTGACAGTGAAGGAAGATCAAATCTTCTCCATGAACCCTCCCAAGTATGATAAAATCGAGGACATGGCCATGATGACCCACCTCCATGAACCCGCTGTGCTGTACAACCTCAAAGAGCGTTATGCAGCCTGGATGATCTAC ACCTACTCGGGTCTCTTCTGTGTCACTGTCAACCCCTACAAGTGGCTGCCGGTGTACAACCCGGAGGTGGTGTTGGCCTACCGAGGCAAGAAGCGCCAGGAGGCCCCTCCACacatcttctccatctctgaCAACGCCTATCAGTTCATGCTGACTG ATCGCGAGAACCAGTCAATCCTCATCAC TGGAGAATCCGGTGCAGGGAAGACTGTGAACACAAAGCGTGTCATCCAGTACTTTGCAACAATTGCAGCGAGtggggagaagaagaaggaggagcagTCAGGCAAAATGCAG GGAACGCTGGAGGATCAAATCATCAGCGCCAACCCACTGCTGGAGGCCTTTGGCAACGCCAAGACCGTGAGGAACGACAACTCCTCACGCTTT GGCAAATTCATCAGAATTCACTTTGGCGCTACGGGCAAACTGGCTTCTGCTGACATTGAAACTT ATCTGCTGGAGAAGTCCAGAGTCACTTTCCAGCTCAAGGCAGAAAGAAGCTACCACATATTTTATCAGATCACCTCCAACAAGAAGCCAGAGCTAATTG ACATGCTCCTCATTACCACCAACCCTTATGATTTCCACTATGTCAGTCAAGGTGAGGTCACTGTTCCCAGCATTGATGACCAGGAGGAGCTCATGGCTACAGAT AGTGCCATTGACATCCTGGGCTTCACTGCTGATGAAAAGACCGCCATCTACAAGCTGACAGGGGCTGTCATGCACTACGGGAACTTGAAGTTCAAGCAGAAACAACgagaggagcaggcagagccagaTGGCACAGAAG TGGCTGACAAGGCTGCCTACCTGATGGGCCTTAACTCAGCCGaattgctcaaagccctgtgtTATCCCCGAGTCAAGGTTGGGAACGAATACGTGACCAAAGGTCAAACTGTGTCACAG GTGAACAATGCAGTTGGTGCCCTGGCAAAAGCTGTCTATGAGAAGATGTTCTTGTGGATGGTTGTTCGTATCAACCAACAACTGGATACCAAGCAACCCAGGCAGTACTTCATTGGTGTCCTGGACATTGCTGGCTTTGAGATCTTTGAT TTCAACAGCTTTGAGCAGCTGTGCATCAACTTCACCAATGAGAAACTGCAACAGTTCTTCAACCACCACATGTtcgtgctggagcaggaggagtaCAAGAAGGAAGGAATTGAATGGGAGTTCATTGACTTTGGGATGGACCTGGCTGCCTGCATTGAGCTCATTGAGAAG CCCATGGGCATCTTCTCCATCCTGGAAGAGGAGTGCATGTTCCCCAAGGCAACTGACACCTCTTTCAAGAACAAGCTCTACGACCAGCATCTGGGCAAGTCCAACAACTTCCAGAAGCCCAAGCCTGCCAAAGGCAAGGCTGAGGCCCACTTCTCCCTGGTGCACTATGCTGGCACGGTGGACTACAACATCACTGGCTGGCTGGAGAAGAACAAGGACCCCCTGAATGAAACTGTCATTGGGTTGTACCAGAAATCATCTGTGAAGACACTGGCTCTACTCTTTGCCAGCTATGGTGGGGAAGCAGGTAAGCTCTGTAAA AAGGGTGGCAAGAAGAAGGGTTCTTCTTTCCAGACTGTCTCAGCTCTTTTCCGG GAGAATTTAAACAAGCTGATGGCTAACCTGAGAAGCACTCACCCCCATTTTGTACGATGCATCAtcccaaatgaaacaaaaacaccTG GTGCCATGGAGCATGAGCTGGTGCTGCATCAGCTGCGATGCAATGGTGTGCTGGAAGGGATCAGAATTTGCAGGAAAGGATTCCCCAGCAGAGTCCTCTACGCTGACTTCAAACAAAG ataCAGAGTGCTTAATGCAAGTGCTATCCCAGAGGGACAGTTCATGGACAGCAAGAAGGCTTCAGAAAAGCTTCTTGGGTCCATTGATGTGGACCACACCCAATACAGATTTGGTCACACCAAG gtGTTTTTCAAAGCTGGGCTGCTGGGACTCCTGGAGGAGATGAGAGATGACAAACTGGCAGAAATCATCACTCGCACACAAGCCAGGTGCAGGGGCTTCCTGATGAGAGTGGAGTATCGGAGAATGGTGGAGAGGAG GGAATCCATCTTCTGTATCCAGTACAATGTTCGTGCATTCATGAATGTCAAGCACTGGCCCTGGATGAAGCTGTTCTTCAAGATCAAGCCCTTGCTGAAGAGTGCGGAATCTGAGAAGGAGATGGCCAACATGAAGGAAGAGTTTGAGAAAACCAAGGAAGAGCTTGCAAAGTCTGAGGCAAAGAGGAAGGAGTTAGAGGAGAAAATGGTGGCCTTACTGCAGGAGAAAAACGACCTGCAGCTCCAAGTGCAGGCT GAAGCAGACAGCTTGGCTGATGCTGAGGAAAGATGTGACCAgctcatcaaaaccaaaatccagctGGAAGCCAAAATTAAGGAGGTGACTGAAAGggctgaggatgaggaggaaatTAATGCCGAGCTGACAGCcaagaagagaaaactggaggaTGAATGTTCAGAGCTGAAGAAAGATATAGATGATCTCGAGTTAACGTTGGCCAaagtggagaaggaaaagcatgcAACTGAAAACAAG GTGAAAAACCTCACAGAGGAGATGGCAGCCTTGGACGAGACCATTGCCAAGCtgacaaaagagaagaaagcccTCCAAGAGGCCCATCAGCAGACACTGGACGACCTGCAGGCAGAAGAGGACAAAGTCAATACTCTGACCAAAGCTAAAACCAAGTTGGAGCAGCAAGTGGACGAT CTGGAAGGTTCCCTGgagcaagagaagaaactgcGCATGGACCTTGAGAGAGCTAAGAGGAAACTCGAAGGAGACCTGAAGCTGGCCCATGACAGCATAATGGATTTGGAAAATGATAAGCAGCAGCTGGATGAGAAACTGAAGAA GAAAGACTTTGAAATCAGCCAGATCCAGAGCAAAATCGAGGATGAGCAAGCCCTGGGCATGCAATTTCAGAAGAAGATCAAGGAGCTGCAG GCTCGTATTGAGGAACTGGAGGAGGAAATTGAGGCAGAGCGAACCTCTCGggcaaaagcagagaagcatCGGGCTGACCTCTCCAGGGAGCTAGAGGAGATCAGCGAGCGcctggaagaagcaggaggggCTACTGCAGCTCAGATCGATATGAACAAGAAGCGTGAGGCAGAGTTTCAGAAGATGCGCCGTGACCTCGAAGAGGCCACGCTGCAGCATGAAGCCACGGCTGCTGCCCTGCGGAAGAAGCACGCAGACAGCACAGCTGAGCTTGGGGAGCAGATCGACAACCTGCAACGAGTGaagcagaagctggagaaagagaagagtgaGCTGAAGATGGAGATTGATGACTTGGCCAGTAACATGGAGTCTGTCTCCAAAGCCAAG GCAAATCTGGAGAAGATGTGCCGCACTCTGGAAGACCAGCTGAGTGAGATTAAAACTAAGGAGGAACAGAATCAGCGCATGATCAATGACCTCAATACTCAAAGAGCTCGTCTGCAGACAGAATCAG GTGAATATTCACGCCAGGTGGAGGAAAAGGATGCTCTGATTTCTCAGCTGTCTAGGGGCAAGCAAGGATTTACCCAACAGATTGAGGAACTCAAGAGGCATCTAGAGGAAGAGATAAAG GCCAAGAATGCCCTGGCCCACGCCTTGCAGTCTGCTCGCCACGACTGTGACTTGCTCCGGGAACAATatgaggaggagcaggaagccAAGGGGGAGCTGCAGCGTGCCCTGTCTAAGGCCAACAGCGAAGTGGCCCAGTGGAGAACCAAATATGAGACGGATGCTATTCAGCGCacggaggagctggaggaggccaA GAAGAAGCTGGCACAGCGCCTGCAGGATGCAGAGGAACACGTTGAAGCTGTGAATGCCAAATGTGCCTCCCTggaaaagacaaagcagaggctgcagaatGAAGTGGAGGACCTGATGATTGACGTGGAGCGATCGAATGCTGCCTGCGCAGCTCTggataagaagcagaagaacttTGACAAG ATCCTGGCAGAGTGGAAGCAGAAGTATGAGGAAACGCAGGCTGAGCTGGAAGCCTCCCAGAAAGAGTCTCGCTCTCTCAGCACGGAGCTGTTTAAGATGAAGAATGCCTATGAGGAGTCCTTGGATCACCTGGAAACGCTGAAGCGTGAGAACAAGAACTTGCAGC AGGAGATTTCGGACCTGACGGAGCAGATTGCCGAGGGAGGAAAGGCGATTCATGAGCTGGAGAAAGTCAAGaagcagattgagcaggagaaatCTGAACTCCAAGCGTCTCTGGAGGAAGCTGAG GCCTCCCTAGAACATGAAGAGGGGAAGATCCTGCGCCTCCAGCTTGAGCTCAACCAGGTGAAGTCTGAGATTGACAGGAAGATAGCAGAGAAAGACGAGGAGATCGACCAGCTGAAGAGAAACCACCTCAGAATTGTGGAGTCCATGCAGAGCACCCTGGACGCTGAGATCAGGAGCCGGAATGAAGCCCTGCGgctgaagaagaagatggaagGAGACCTGAATGAAATGGAGATCCAGCTGAGCCATGCCAACCGCGTGGCTGCAGAGGCACAGAAGAACCTGAGGAACACACAGGCAGTGCTCAAG GATACCCAGTTACACCTGGACGATGCTCTCAGGACACAGGAGGACCTGAAGGAGCAGGTGGCCATGGTGGAGCGCAGAGCCAACCTCTTGCAGGCTGAAGTTGAGGAGCTACGGGCAGCCCTGGAGCAGACGGAGCGGTCGAGGAAAGTGGCTGAGCAGGAGCTTCTGGATGCCACTGAACGTGTGCAGCTCCTCCATACCCAG AACACCAGCTTAATCAACACCAAGAAGAAGCTGGAAACAGACATCATGCAAATTCAGGGTGAAATGGAGGATACGATCCAGGAAGCCCGCAATGCTGAAGAGAAGGCCAAGAAGGCCATCACAGAT GCAGCCATGATggcagaagagctgaagaaggagcaggacaccAGCGCCCACCTGGAGAGGATGAAGAAGAACCTGGACCAGACGGTGAAGGACCTGCAGCACCGTCTCGATGAGGCTGAGCAGTTGGCTCTGAAGGGAGGCAAGAAGCAAATCCAGAAGCTGGAGGCCAGA GTGCGGGAGCTGGAAGGGGAGGTTGATGCTGAGCAGAAGCGCAGCGCTGAAGCCGTGAAGGGTGTGCGCAAGTACGAGAGGAGGGTGAAGGAGCTGACCTACCAG TCTGAGGAAGACCGGAAGAATATTCTGAGGCTGCAGGATCTGGTGGACAAGCTGCAAACGAAGGTGAAGTCCTACAAGAGACAAGCGGAGGAGGCT GAGGAGCTGTCCAATGTCAACCTCTCCAAGTTCCGCAAGATCCAGCACGAGCTGGAGGAAGCCGAGGAGCGGGCTGACATTGCAGAGTCGCAGGTCAACAAGCTCCGAGTGAAGAGCCGGGAGTTTCACGGCAAGAAGATAGAAGAGGAAGAGTGA